The Nocardia bhagyanarayanae region GCCTACTAGAACGTGTTCTAATTTCGGGCCGGATCCGGGGGGAGATCGCTCACAGTGGTGAGCTCTATCGTCAACTTGGATAACCGAATTCATCGGATGAATGCCTGGGATAGCCCGTCGTGCCGGGTTCGAGTCCGATCGGTGACACGCGTGTGTGTTACTGCTAGTTCCATATATGTGTATGATCGTTGCTACACCAGCGCAGGAACCGGCGCGCCGCCGTGCCGACTCCCCGCTGACGTGCACGTATGAGGATCGAGGAGTACCGATGAAGCTACTTCGCAGGGCTCACCGGCGACCGGAGACCGACCCGGGCGAGGTGGCCCTCAACGCACGCAATGTCCGGTTCGACTGGGCCGACACTCCGCTGCACTGGATGCCCGAGGAGCCGATCGCCTCGCATCTGATCAACTCGCTGAATCTGCTGCTGCCCGAGGGCGAACGCATGTTCTGCGCCGCGTACGCCGAGGCGCTGCCCTACGTCAAGGACGAGAAGCTTCGCGAGGCCATGCTCGGCTTCATCGGTCAGGAATCGATGCACGCCGAGACTCACGACAAGGTGTTGCACGAGGTGCTCGCGGCCAACGGCATCGACCCGGCACCCTATGTGCGGCAAGCCGAATACCTGTTCCGCAAGACCCTCGGACCCAAGGACGCCGAGGGCATCGCGCAGCGCCAGCTCATGGTCGAGCGGCTGGCGTTCATCGCCTGCCTCGAGCACTTCTTCGCTTTCCTCGGCGACTGGGTGCTCAACGCCGACCTGGAGAAGTTCGGGGCGGACCCGCGGGTGGCCGACCTCTTCCGCTGGCACGGCGCTGAGGAAGTGGAGCACCGGCATGTCGCCCACGACGTGGCGGTGTACTTCGGCGCGGGATACGTCCGCAGGTCGGCGCTGATGGTGCTGGTGTTCCCGATCTTCATCTCGCTGGTCGTGCGCGGCACCAAGTTCATGGTCCAGCAGGACCCCGCGCTGCCCGATCTCGGCTATCCGCGGCTTATCAAGCGGGTTTTCGGCGCCATGTGGCGCGGTTCCCTGCCCGGCGTACCGTCGCTGCTGTGGAGCGCGCTGTCGACGTTCAAGCCCGGCTACAACCCGGAGACTGTCGGCTCCACCGCGCAGGCGGTGGCGTACCTGGCCGCCTCTCCCGCGGCGCGCGCGGTCGCCTCGTGAGTCCCCGGGTCGTTCCCGAGCAGCTGCCCGCCGACCTGTTCGGCAAGCGCGATCGGGACCGGACGGTACGGGTCTTCGATGCCGTCGCCTCGGCCCGGTTGCGCTGGGCCA contains the following coding sequences:
- a CDS encoding metal-dependent hydrolase, whose amino-acid sequence is MKLLRRAHRRPETDPGEVALNARNVRFDWADTPLHWMPEEPIASHLINSLNLLLPEGERMFCAAYAEALPYVKDEKLREAMLGFIGQESMHAETHDKVLHEVLAANGIDPAPYVRQAEYLFRKTLGPKDAEGIAQRQLMVERLAFIACLEHFFAFLGDWVLNADLEKFGADPRVADLFRWHGAEEVEHRHVAHDVAVYFGAGYVRRSALMVLVFPIFISLVVRGTKFMVQQDPALPDLGYPRLIKRVFGAMWRGSLPGVPSLLWSALSTFKPGYNPETVGSTAQAVAYLAASPAARAVAS